A single Lactuca sativa cultivar Salinas chromosome 8, Lsat_Salinas_v11, whole genome shotgun sequence DNA region contains:
- the LOC111876948 gene encoding bidirectional sugar transporter SWEET3: MIVILHLAVGLMGNAASFLLYVAPIWTFARIIKKRSTEEFSSVPYIISLLNCLLYTWYGLPVVSNQWENFPIITINGLGILFELSFIIIFIWFTSPKQKLKTGIMTTIVILIFSTTALLSTYLLHDHHTRKRLVGSVGLLVAVAMYASPLVVMKKVIETKSVEYMPFSLSFFSFLASALWLAYGLLGQDLLIAAPNVVGCPLGALQLVVYCKYRNRVMEEPKEEWDVEKLDQEDIKQHLQIAVVTTDDKINEKMSQNMNS; this comes from the exons CTCCCAT ATGGACTTTTGCTAGGATCATAAAGAAAAGAAGCACAGAAGAGTTCTCATCTGTACCTTACATCATTTCCTTGTTGAATTGTCTTTTGTATACTTGGTACGGTTTGCCTGTTGTAAGCAATCAATGGGAGAACTTCCCGATTATCACCATTAATGGCCTCGGTATCCTATTTGAGCTCTCATTCATCATTATCTTCATATGGTTCACTTCACCAAAACAAAAG TTGAAGACTGGGATCATGACGACTATAGTTATACTCATCTTCTCCACAACTGCACTGCTCTCAACTTACTTGCTCCATGATCATCATACACGAAAAAGATTAGTTGGAAGTGTGGGACTTCTAGTCGCAGTAGCCATGTATGCTTCTCCTCTTGTTGTCATG AAAAAAGTGATTGAGACAAAGAGCGTGGAGTATATGCCATTTAGCTTATCTTTTTTCTCATTTCTAGCAAGTGCACTATGGTTGGCTTATGGACTTCTAGGTCAAGATCTTCTCATTGCG GCTCCAAATGTTGTTGGATGCCCTCTAGGGGCATTACAACTGGTGGTGTATTGCAAATACAGAAACAGAGTAATGGAGGAGCCAAAAGAAGAATGGGAtgtagaaaaacttgatcaaGAAGACATTAAACAACATTTGCAAATTGCAGTGGTTACAACAGATGATAAAATCAATGAAAAGATGTCACAAAACATGAACTCTTGA